The proteins below are encoded in one region of Sphingobium yanoikuyae:
- a CDS encoding CoA transferase — translation MYQLLGSTRVIEASSFVAAPTAGLYLAQMGASVIRVDQIGGGPDYRRWPKAETGASLYWEGLNKGKKSVALDLGAPEGRELLAALATVPGADAGLFLTNFPVDGFLSHERLAKRRADLVTVRVMGQADGGPALDYTVNCALGIPQITGPDSLRDAPVNHVLPAWDLLTGAYAAFSMLAALLHRRETGMGQEVRIPLADVGIATIANLGQLAETLQTGNRARHGNAVYGAFGRDFLTADGQRLMIMAITPRQWRGLVSVLGLEEAVAGIEASRSVSFARDEGERFAHRDALFPLVESAVARRNATELRAAMDAQGCCWGPYQDMAQAVRDPVLVADNPLFSTIQQTSGLRYPVPGAMATLPAQTRETPRRARRLGEDSEEILADLLGLGSGQIGALIDRGIAARA, via the coding sequence ATGTACCAGCTTCTCGGCTCCACACGCGTCATCGAGGCGTCATCCTTCGTGGCGGCGCCGACCGCCGGCCTCTATCTGGCGCAGATGGGGGCGAGCGTCATCCGCGTCGACCAGATCGGCGGGGGGCCGGATTATCGACGCTGGCCCAAGGCGGAGACTGGCGCGAGCCTTTATTGGGAAGGGTTGAACAAGGGCAAGAAATCGGTCGCGCTCGATCTGGGCGCGCCGGAAGGACGGGAACTCCTCGCGGCCCTCGCGACGGTGCCGGGCGCGGATGCGGGGCTGTTCCTGACCAACTTTCCCGTCGATGGCTTTTTGAGTCATGAAAGGCTGGCAAAAAGACGCGCCGACCTTGTCACCGTGCGGGTCATGGGGCAAGCCGATGGCGGCCCGGCGCTCGACTATACCGTCAATTGCGCACTGGGCATTCCGCAGATCACCGGGCCCGACAGTCTGCGCGACGCGCCGGTCAACCATGTGCTGCCGGCGTGGGACCTGCTGACCGGCGCCTATGCGGCCTTTTCCATGCTCGCCGCCCTGCTGCACCGGCGCGAGACTGGCATGGGACAGGAAGTCCGGATTCCACTTGCCGATGTCGGCATCGCCACCATCGCCAATCTGGGACAGCTGGCCGAGACATTGCAGACCGGCAATCGGGCTCGTCATGGCAATGCGGTCTATGGCGCGTTCGGGCGTGACTTCCTGACCGCCGATGGGCAACGGCTGATGATAATGGCGATCACGCCGCGGCAATGGCGCGGGCTGGTCTCCGTGCTTGGGCTGGAAGAGGCGGTCGCGGGAATCGAGGCGTCCCGCAGCGTCAGCTTCGCCCGCGACGAGGGCGAGCGCTTTGCCCATCGCGACGCGCTGTTTCCGCTGGTCGAGAGCGCGGTCGCACGCCGCAACGCGACGGAGCTGAGGGCAGCGATGGATGCGCAGGGCTGTTGCTGGGGCCCTTACCAGGACATGGCGCAGGCGGTGCGCGATCCGGTGCTGGTGGCGGACAATCCGCTTTTTTCGACCATCCAGCAAACGAGCGGGCTGCGCTATCCGGTGCCCGGCGCGATGGCGACCCTGCCGGCCCAGACGCGCGAAACCCCGCGGCGCGCCCGGCGACTGGGCGAGGACAGCGAGGAGATACTGGCCGACCTGCTGGGCCTTGGGTCGGGGCAGATTGGCGCATTGATCGACAGGGGGATAGCGGCGCGCGCATGA
- a CDS encoding acyl-CoA dehydrogenase family protein, protein MDEETFEAFLDQLRRYIRERLIPAEADVIESDRVPDAILAEMRDMGLFALTTPEAFGGADLSISQYIRVIREMGWPAPAFRATMSINTGMFSTALKKGGTPEQQREWLSRSAAGEIACFGLTEPDSGSDAAALKTRAVRDGDDYILNGTKRYITNAPFAKIGLIMARTSAEPLPRNAHVSAFLIDMDAPGVSLGSPDKKMGQRGAQIADIILEDVRVPARALLGGEEGRGFFAAMQALDSGRLSVGAAALGLAERALETGLRYAMERKAFGEPIAQFQLIQAMLADSKAEIYASECMMLDACARSERGRASLEASAFKMFATEMCGRVVDRVVQIHGGAGYLAEYEAERLFRDARIYRIYEGTTQIQQLVIAKQMIRDFAARS, encoded by the coding sequence ATGGATGAAGAGACGTTCGAGGCGTTTCTGGATCAGTTGCGCCGCTATATTCGCGAGCGCTTGATCCCCGCCGAGGCGGACGTGATCGAAAGCGATCGTGTGCCTGATGCGATATTGGCGGAGATGCGCGACATGGGCCTTTTCGCCTTGACCACACCGGAGGCATTTGGCGGCGCGGACCTGAGCATCAGCCAGTATATCCGCGTCATCCGCGAAATGGGATGGCCGGCGCCCGCCTTCCGCGCGACCATGTCAATCAACACCGGCATGTTTTCGACCGCGCTGAAAAAAGGGGGAACGCCCGAGCAGCAGCGCGAATGGCTCAGCCGGTCGGCGGCGGGCGAGATCGCCTGTTTCGGCCTGACCGAACCGGATAGCGGGTCCGATGCGGCGGCACTCAAGACCCGCGCGGTCCGCGACGGCGACGACTATATCCTGAACGGTACGAAGCGCTATATCACCAACGCCCCCTTCGCGAAGATCGGCCTGATCATGGCGCGCACCAGCGCCGAGCCGCTGCCGCGCAACGCGCATGTCAGTGCCTTCCTGATCGACATGGATGCGCCGGGGGTATCGCTGGGCAGCCCCGACAAGAAAATGGGACAGCGCGGCGCGCAAATAGCCGACATCATCCTGGAGGATGTGCGCGTACCCGCCCGCGCCCTCCTGGGCGGCGAGGAAGGCAGGGGCTTCTTCGCCGCGATGCAGGCGCTGGATTCAGGACGGCTTTCGGTGGGCGCGGCCGCGCTGGGGCTGGCGGAAAGGGCGCTGGAAACCGGGCTGCGTTATGCGATGGAACGCAAGGCGTTCGGAGAGCCGATCGCCCAGTTCCAGCTGATCCAGGCGATGCTGGCGGACTCCAAAGCGGAAATCTATGCCAGCGAGTGCATGATGCTGGACGCCTGCGCGCGATCCGAACGGGGTCGCGCTTCGCTCGAAGCCTCCGCCTTCAAGATGTTCGCGACCGAAATGTGCGGGCGCGTGGTCGACCGGGTGGTGCAGATCCATGGAGGCGCGGGCTATCTGGCCGAATATGAAGCCGAACGGCTGTTCCGCGATGCGCGCATCTATCGCATCTACGAGGGCACGACCCAGATTCAGCAGCTGGTGATCGCCAAACAGATGATCCGCGACTTCGCGGCGCGCAGTTAA
- a CDS encoding acetyl-CoA acetyltransferase, whose amino-acid sequence MARGIKDKVAILGMGCAKFGERWDKDADQLMVEAYEEAIADAGIETSQIDAAWLGVAFDAVNIGPSGIPLATALRLKNIGVTKVENYCASGTESFRGAVYAVASGAADIALALGVEKLKDTGYGGLPVRTRGTMHDMTGITGSAPGNFAQLASAYRKTHGVSKEDLKRAIAHVSVKSHANGAKNPKAHLQKAVDMDTVLNAPMIAEPLGLFDCCGVSDGAACAIVTTPDIARALGKTDIVTIKALQIASSNGWELQHGGGWNGSYFHTTRIAAEKAYHEAGITNPREQISLTEVHDCFSITELVTMEDLYLSKEGEGWKDVLDGMFDADGKVPCQIDGGLKCFGHPIGASGLRMIYENYLQLLGRAGARQRQTPPSLALSHNLGGMPSQNVSAVAIVGLADA is encoded by the coding sequence ATGGCACGCGGTATCAAGGACAAGGTCGCCATATTGGGCATGGGCTGCGCCAAATTTGGCGAGCGATGGGACAAGGACGCCGACCAGCTGATGGTCGAGGCCTATGAGGAGGCGATCGCTGATGCGGGAATCGAGACGTCGCAGATAGATGCTGCGTGGTTGGGCGTAGCCTTTGATGCGGTGAATATCGGCCCGTCGGGCATTCCGCTCGCAACCGCGCTGCGGCTGAAGAATATCGGCGTCACCAAGGTCGAGAATTACTGTGCGAGCGGCACGGAGAGCTTTCGCGGCGCGGTCTATGCCGTGGCGTCGGGCGCGGCGGACATTGCGCTGGCGCTGGGTGTCGAGAAGCTGAAGGACACCGGCTATGGCGGGCTGCCTGTCCGCACGCGCGGGACCATGCATGACATGACCGGAATTACCGGGTCGGCGCCGGGCAATTTTGCGCAGCTCGCATCGGCCTATCGCAAAACGCACGGTGTTTCGAAGGAGGATCTGAAACGCGCCATTGCCCATGTATCGGTCAAAAGTCATGCCAATGGGGCGAAGAATCCGAAGGCCCATTTGCAGAAGGCCGTCGACATGGACACCGTATTGAATGCCCCGATGATCGCCGAGCCGCTGGGCCTGTTCGATTGCTGCGGCGTGTCGGACGGCGCGGCCTGCGCCATCGTCACCACGCCCGATATCGCCCGCGCGCTGGGCAAGACCGATATCGTCACGATCAAGGCTTTGCAGATCGCCAGCTCCAATGGTTGGGAATTGCAGCATGGCGGCGGCTGGAATGGAAGCTATTTCCACACCACCCGCATCGCTGCGGAGAAGGCCTATCATGAAGCCGGCATCACCAATCCGCGCGAGCAGATCAGCCTGACCGAAGTGCATGACTGTTTCTCGATCACCGAACTGGTGACGATGGAGGATCTCTACCTCTCCAAGGAAGGGGAGGGCTGGAAGGATGTGTTGGATGGCATGTTCGACGCCGATGGCAAGGTGCCGTGCCAGATCGACGGCGGCCTCAAATGTTTCGGCCATCCGATCGGCGCGTCGGGTTTGCGCATGATCTACGAAAACTATCTGCAATTGCTGGGCCGCGCAGGGGCGCGGCAGCGGCAGACGCCGCCCAGCCTGGCGCTGAGCCACAATCTGGGCGGCATGCCGAGCCAGAATGTGTCGGCCGTTGCCATCGTGGGGCTGGCCGATGCTTGA
- a CDS encoding 3-oxoacyl-[acyl-carrier-protein] synthase III C-terminal domain-containing protein, translating into MTSETGILRFGAYIPRNRLQRSAIFAANGWFAGGLKGLAKGERAIANWDEDPITMAVEAARDAVPEDQRGAVGSVSLASTTLPFADRLNSGVVKEALTLNDATGAFDVTGGQRVATSVLIQALAAAKGGAEPHLALASEMRLSRPASESEMVQGDAAAALLIGQGDVVAKYLGSHSVTIDFVDHFRSSGQDFDYSWESRWIRDEGYSGMIGAALTDGFAALGVTAADIDRFIVPITARGVAEGLAKKAAIRAEAVADRLGDSVGDSGVAHPFLLLAAALETARAGEKIVLVAFGQGVDLLLFEATGSGASPARGVAGSLARGVKDGNYLRWLFHRGNLGLDRGMRAEADQKQPGTTLWRNRKAVLGLVGGRCAKTGVVQFPSSDISVNPNDHGFGTQEDYPLADRKARIVTYTADALTYSPAPPSYYGMIDFEGGGRMMAEFTDVEADDVEVGRDMSMMFRIKAIDEIRDFTKYFWKAVPAA; encoded by the coding sequence ATGACGAGCGAAACCGGCATCCTGCGCTTTGGCGCCTATATTCCGCGCAACCGGCTCCAGCGATCGGCGATCTTCGCCGCCAATGGCTGGTTCGCCGGTGGCCTCAAAGGGCTGGCCAAGGGCGAGCGGGCGATCGCCAACTGGGACGAGGATCCGATCACCATGGCGGTGGAAGCAGCGCGCGACGCGGTGCCGGAGGACCAGCGCGGTGCGGTGGGATCGGTTAGCCTGGCATCGACCACCCTGCCCTTCGCCGACCGGCTGAACAGCGGCGTCGTCAAGGAGGCGCTGACGCTGAACGATGCGACTGGCGCATTCGACGTGACCGGGGGGCAGCGCGTGGCGACGTCGGTTCTGATCCAGGCGCTGGCGGCGGCGAAGGGGGGAGCGGAACCGCATCTGGCGCTGGCGTCGGAAATGCGGCTGTCCAGACCCGCCTCGGAATCCGAGATGGTGCAGGGCGATGCGGCCGCCGCGCTGCTTATCGGCCAGGGTGATGTTGTCGCGAAATATCTGGGCAGCCACAGCGTCACGATCGACTTCGTCGACCATTTTCGCTCGTCCGGCCAGGACTTCGACTATAGTTGGGAGAGCCGCTGGATCCGCGACGAAGGCTATAGCGGGATGATCGGCGCAGCGTTGACCGATGGTTTCGCGGCGTTGGGCGTGACAGCCGCCGACATCGACCGATTCATTGTGCCGATCACCGCGCGGGGCGTCGCCGAAGGACTGGCGAAAAAGGCCGCGATCAGGGCCGAAGCGGTGGCCGACCGGTTGGGTGACAGCGTGGGCGACAGCGGCGTCGCACATCCGTTCCTGCTGCTTGCTGCTGCGCTGGAGACGGCGCGCGCGGGCGAGAAGATAGTGCTGGTGGCCTTCGGCCAAGGTGTGGACCTGCTGTTGTTCGAGGCGACCGGCAGCGGCGCTTCGCCCGCGCGCGGTGTCGCAGGATCGCTGGCTCGCGGCGTCAAGGACGGCAATTACCTGCGCTGGCTGTTCCATCGCGGCAATCTCGGCCTCGATCGGGGAATGCGCGCCGAGGCCGACCAGAAGCAGCCAGGCACCACATTGTGGCGCAACCGCAAGGCGGTGCTGGGACTCGTCGGCGGGCGGTGTGCGAAGACTGGGGTCGTGCAGTTCCCCAGCAGCGACATATCGGTCAATCCGAACGATCATGGCTTCGGGACGCAGGAGGATTATCCGCTGGCCGACCGAAAGGCGCGGATCGTGACCTACACGGCGGACGCGCTGACCTACTCCCCTGCTCCGCCCAGCTATTATGGCATGATCGACTTCGAGGGCGGCGGCAGGATGATGGCCGAGTTCACCGATGTCGAGGCCGACGATGTCGAGGTCGGACGCGACATGTCGATGATGTTCCGCATCAAGGCGATCGACGAGATTCGCGACTTCACCAAATATTTCTGGAAGGCCGTTCCGGCAGCCTGA
- a CDS encoding MaoC family dehydratase, which produces MAFDPQVLLNLPPIETRQKINPFKVMLYALGVGAEELPFVYEEGLEALPTMAVTMAYPGFIWRDPAYHVTWQKILHAETSAQLHLPLPVEGELIGYTTFGPILDKGPEKGAIVYQTREIYADDGRHIATVRNTNFLRGDGGFGGSSGGQPLPHAIPDRAPDLMIALPTADNQALLYRLSGDMNPLHADPKVALSAGFERPILHGLATYGIVGRALLRGLADNRPYRIKRMDARFSAPVFPGETIETAIWREGEGKAAFTARVVERDRLVLNNGYVEFQ; this is translated from the coding sequence ATGGCCTTTGACCCACAGGTCCTGCTGAACCTGCCGCCGATCGAGACGCGGCAAAAGATCAATCCGTTCAAGGTCATGCTCTATGCGCTGGGCGTGGGTGCGGAAGAATTGCCGTTCGTCTATGAAGAGGGGCTGGAGGCGCTGCCCACCATGGCGGTAACGATGGCCTATCCGGGCTTCATCTGGCGCGACCCGGCCTATCACGTGACCTGGCAGAAGATATTGCACGCCGAGACCAGCGCGCAGCTTCATTTGCCGCTTCCGGTCGAGGGCGAACTGATCGGTTATACGACCTTCGGGCCGATCCTGGACAAAGGGCCGGAGAAAGGCGCGATCGTCTACCAGACGCGTGAAATCTACGCCGACGACGGGCGTCATATCGCGACGGTGCGTAACACCAATTTCCTGCGCGGCGACGGCGGATTCGGTGGATCGTCCGGGGGCCAGCCCCTGCCTCATGCGATCCCCGATCGCGCGCCCGACCTGATGATCGCGCTGCCCACTGCCGACAATCAGGCGCTGCTCTATCGCTTGTCGGGCGACATGAACCCGTTGCACGCCGACCCCAAGGTAGCGCTGTCAGCCGGGTTCGAGCGTCCGATCCTGCATGGCCTGGCCACCTACGGTATCGTTGGTCGCGCACTGCTGCGCGGGCTGGCCGACAATCGGCCGTACCGGATCAAGCGTATGGATGCGCGCTTTTCGGCGCCAGTCTTTCCCGGCGAGACGATCGAAACGGCAATCTGGCGCGAGGGCGAGGGCAAGGCCGCCTTCACCGCGCGCGTGGTGGAACGCGACCGCCTCGTCCTCAACAACGGCTATGTGGAGTTCCAATGA
- a CDS encoding SDR family NAD(P)-dependent oxidoreductase, whose product MGDSARLDGKVVAVTGAGRGIGRDIALLCARQGANVVVNDLGASAEGEGADAGPAEEVAALIRAEGGKAIVNGASVAEPEGAASIIEDAVKQFGRIDGVVNNAGILRDRIFHKMSIVDWKQVIDVHLNGSFYVSKAAAPYFKDQGSGSYVHFTSTSGLIGNFGQANYSAAKMGIFALSNSIALDMQRFGVRSNCIAPFAWSRLIATIPATNPDEEKRIERMKTMTTDKIAPMVAALLSDGARDVSGQTFGVRKNEIFLFNKPRPIKTMQRSGGWTPDTIVSDLLPAMAHDMMPLARSAEIWPYDPV is encoded by the coding sequence ATGGGCGATTCGGCACGGCTGGATGGCAAGGTGGTGGCGGTGACGGGTGCAGGGCGCGGCATCGGCCGCGATATCGCCTTGCTATGTGCGCGACAGGGCGCGAACGTCGTCGTCAACGACCTGGGCGCATCGGCAGAGGGCGAAGGCGCCGATGCAGGGCCGGCCGAGGAGGTCGCGGCGCTGATCCGGGCAGAGGGCGGCAAGGCCATCGTCAATGGCGCCAGCGTCGCCGAGCCGGAGGGCGCGGCATCGATCATCGAGGATGCCGTAAAGCAGTTCGGGCGGATCGATGGCGTGGTCAACAATGCCGGCATCCTTCGCGACCGCATCTTCCACAAGATGAGTATCGTCGACTGGAAGCAGGTGATCGACGTGCACCTCAATGGATCATTCTATGTGTCAAAGGCCGCGGCGCCCTATTTCAAGGACCAGGGGTCGGGCAGTTATGTCCATTTCACATCGACATCAGGGCTGATCGGCAATTTCGGCCAGGCCAACTATTCGGCAGCGAAAATGGGCATCTTCGCCCTGTCCAACTCGATCGCGCTCGACATGCAGCGCTTTGGCGTGCGGTCAAACTGCATAGCGCCCTTCGCCTGGAGCCGTTTGATCGCGACGATCCCCGCCACCAACCCGGATGAGGAAAAGCGGATCGAGCGGATGAAGACGATGACCACGGACAAGATCGCGCCGATGGTCGCCGCGCTGCTTTCCGACGGAGCGAGGGACGTCAGCGGCCAGACGTTTGGCGTGCGCAAGAACGAGATTTTCCTGTTCAACAAGCCGCGCCCGATCAAGACGATGCAGCGTTCCGGCGGGTGGACGCCCGACACTATCGTCAGCGACCTGCTGCCTGCCATGGCGCACGACATGATGCCGCTCGCGCGGTCGGCCGAAATCTGGCCCTATGATCCGGTCTGA
- a CDS encoding IclR family transcriptional regulator — translation MDMPRPDPQLRPPVNSVVQAIAILRHLGALSEPQGVTAIARALRLNPSSCFNVLKTLLREDLVSFDAVSKRYALCLGTIDLARLALGRDAVVRAAHLPMATLAGQFDAAVGLWRLTEGERLVLVALAESAEAMRIHMVVGQRQPAAAGATGRAVLARRALDDAAIAAVHAGIRWKSAPDPQEFIAQVRAAAAKGWAIDNGQINHGISTVAAAIVDTGGAPRFVLSASMFSGRENAEGMDAIGAAMRQAADAIAQSAYAMEMAT, via the coding sequence ATGGACATGCCTCGCCCCGATCCTCAACTCCGGCCGCCGGTCAATTCGGTGGTGCAGGCGATTGCGATATTGCGCCATCTGGGCGCGCTTTCCGAACCACAGGGCGTTACCGCTATTGCGCGTGCCCTTAGACTCAATCCCAGTTCCTGCTTCAACGTGCTCAAGACGCTGCTGCGCGAGGATCTTGTGAGCTTCGACGCGGTGTCGAAACGCTATGCGCTCTGTCTTGGCACGATCGATCTCGCGCGGCTTGCGCTGGGCCGCGATGCGGTCGTCCGCGCGGCGCATCTACCCATGGCGACGCTCGCCGGGCAGTTCGATGCTGCCGTAGGCCTCTGGCGTCTTACCGAAGGCGAACGCCTGGTCCTGGTCGCGCTCGCCGAAAGCGCGGAGGCTATGCGCATCCACATGGTGGTTGGCCAGCGCCAGCCCGCCGCCGCGGGTGCGACAGGTCGCGCGGTGCTTGCGCGTCGCGCCCTGGATGATGCGGCCATTGCGGCTGTCCATGCCGGCATCCGCTGGAAAAGCGCGCCCGATCCGCAGGAGTTCATCGCTCAGGTGCGCGCGGCGGCGGCGAAGGGCTGGGCGATTGACAATGGTCAGATCAATCACGGCATCTCGACGGTGGCGGCCGCGATCGTGGATACAGGCGGCGCGCCGCGCTTCGTCCTCTCCGCGTCTATGTTCAGCGGCCGGGAGAATGCCGAGGGTATGGATGCCATCGGCGCGGCAATGCGCCAGGCGGCGGACGCCATCGCCCAATCGGCCTATGCTATGGAGATGGCCACATGA
- a CDS encoding acyl-CoA dehydrogenase family protein translates to MSDAAMVLGTADRLMADQCDDATVRSARRGAWPASLWNAIAQMGLPLALVPEGSGGFGLDPVDAFALARLAGRHALPLPLGETMAANQALALAGLPLAEGPAAFIPVESGLVLRDGRITGTADRVPWGATVGTLVVEYLLGGARHVARLDSGWRVAESGTNIAHMPRDRLSIDAAITATAPAQGHPLYLMGAGLRVLQIAGALDQVLDLSIAHVSDRKQFGRALATFQAIQHELARMAGEAAAAGAAAGLAAEALAEAAGDPMLSVAAARIRSAEAASVATGVAQQLHGAIGFTQEHRLHWYTSALWSWRDEYGGPHHWTQCLGAAALAVGRDGFWPFVVAA, encoded by the coding sequence ATGAGCGATGCAGCGATGGTCCTTGGCACGGCCGATCGGCTGATGGCGGACCAGTGCGACGACGCGACGGTGCGCAGCGCACGGCGGGGGGCGTGGCCGGCCTCCCTGTGGAACGCGATCGCACAGATGGGCCTGCCGCTGGCGCTCGTGCCCGAAGGATCGGGCGGCTTCGGACTGGATCCGGTCGATGCCTTCGCGCTGGCGCGTCTGGCTGGCCGCCATGCGCTACCGCTGCCGCTTGGTGAAACCATGGCGGCGAACCAGGCACTCGCGCTCGCGGGGCTGCCGCTGGCGGAAGGTCCGGCTGCATTTATCCCTGTCGAGTCGGGCCTCGTTCTCCGCGACGGACGCATCACGGGCACCGCCGATCGCGTGCCTTGGGGGGCCACCGTCGGCACGCTGGTCGTGGAATATCTGCTTGGCGGCGCGCGCCATGTCGCCCGGCTGGACAGTGGATGGCGCGTGGCGGAGTCGGGGACGAACATCGCTCATATGCCGCGCGACAGGCTGTCGATTGATGCCGCCATAACCGCCACAGCACCTGCGCAAGGCCATCCTCTTTACCTCATGGGCGCGGGCCTTCGCGTCCTGCAGATCGCCGGTGCGCTGGATCAGGTACTGGATCTCAGCATCGCCCATGTTTCCGACCGCAAGCAATTCGGGCGCGCCCTCGCCACATTTCAGGCGATCCAACATGAACTGGCCCGGATGGCAGGCGAAGCGGCCGCTGCGGGCGCGGCCGCCGGTTTGGCGGCGGAGGCGCTGGCCGAAGCCGCCGGCGACCCGATGCTCAGCGTTGCGGCCGCCCGCATCCGCAGCGCGGAGGCGGCGAGCGTCGCCACGGGCGTCGCCCAGCAGTTGCATGGCGCGATCGGCTTTACGCAGGAGCATCGCCTGCACTGGTACACCAGTGCGTTGTGGAGTTGGCGCGACGAATATGGCGGGCCGCACCATTGGACGCAGTGCTTGGGCGCCGCCGCGCTCGCGGTTGGCCGCGATGGGTTCTGGCCCTTCGTCGTTGCGGCCTGA
- a CDS encoding acyl-CoA dehydrogenase family protein, giving the protein MNPIRFATPPRHEAAEALRHDVRAFLHDRLAHVPPIRRADSWTGVDKDFTRAMGARGWLGMTWPRCYGGHERSAFERYVVMEETLAAGAPVGAHWIGDRQSGPTLLKFGTEAQRRAVLPRIAAGQAMFCIGMSEPDSGSDLAATRTSARRTAQGWRINGTKVWTTGAHQSDYMILFCRTSGTPADRHAGTSQLLIDLHATPGIAIRPIIDLAGQHHFNEVHFDDALAPLDALIGQEGDGWNQVMSELAFERSGPERFLSSMQLIVELIAVLGKGHGDLTRAAIGRLSAHLIILRRRSRGVAAMLDAGENPALHAAIVKDLGAVFEQSVPDIARGLIDAEPDLAARADYNAVLAKIVMNAPSWSLRGGTREILRGIIARGLGVRG; this is encoded by the coding sequence ATGAATCCCATCCGCTTTGCCACGCCCCCTCGCCACGAAGCCGCCGAGGCTTTGCGACACGACGTGCGCGCCTTTCTGCATGATCGGCTGGCCCATGTTCCGCCGATCCGCCGCGCCGACAGCTGGACCGGGGTGGACAAGGATTTCACCCGTGCCATGGGCGCGAGGGGTTGGCTCGGCATGACATGGCCCAGATGCTATGGCGGGCACGAACGCAGCGCCTTCGAACGCTATGTCGTGATGGAAGAGACTCTGGCCGCCGGCGCCCCTGTCGGTGCACACTGGATCGGTGATCGGCAGAGCGGGCCGACCTTGCTCAAATTCGGAACCGAAGCGCAACGGCGAGCCGTGCTACCGCGCATCGCGGCAGGTCAGGCGATGTTCTGCATCGGCATGAGCGAACCGGATTCCGGTTCCGACCTCGCCGCCACCCGCACCAGTGCCCGGCGCACGGCCCAGGGCTGGCGCATTAATGGGACCAAGGTCTGGACCACGGGCGCGCATCAATCCGACTATATGATCCTCTTCTGCCGCACATCCGGCACGCCAGCCGATCGTCACGCCGGGACCAGCCAGTTGCTGATCGATCTCCATGCCACGCCCGGCATTGCCATCCGACCGATCATCGATCTGGCGGGCCAGCATCATTTCAACGAGGTTCATTTCGACGATGCGCTTGCGCCGCTCGACGCGCTGATCGGGCAGGAAGGCGATGGTTGGAACCAGGTGATGAGCGAACTCGCTTTTGAACGCTCCGGGCCGGAACGGTTTCTTTCCTCAATGCAGCTGATCGTGGAACTCATCGCCGTTCTGGGCAAGGGGCATGGCGATCTGACCCGCGCTGCGATTGGCCGCCTGTCCGCCCATCTCATCATCCTGCGCCGCCGTTCGCGTGGGGTGGCGGCGATGCTGGACGCAGGCGAGAATCCCGCGCTCCATGCGGCCATCGTCAAGGATCTTGGCGCGGTCTTTGAACAATCCGTGCCCGACATCGCGCGCGGTCTGATCGATGCGGAACCCGACCTCGCCGCACGGGCCGACTATAATGCGGTCCTCGCGAAGATCGTGATGAATGCGCCCAGCTGGTCGCTGCGCGGGGGCACGCGGGAAATTCTGCGCGGCATCATCGCGCGGGGCTTGGGAGTGCGCGGCTAG